The stretch of DNA GAACAGTACGGTGGTATATCAAGCGAACGTGACGGGCACGGAGGAAAGTGTGGCAGGCAATTGGCTCGTTGGTACGGCCATAGAACAGGAGTTCTCCTCGGCCGGACATAAATATTATGTGTTGGCCAACGGCGACAAAGGCATCGGCTTTTATAAACAAGGTACGCGTAAAGGAGCTTCCATCAAACTGCAACCGCATCGCGCCGGTCTGCGTTTGGCCGACGCTGTTGCGCCTGCTAAAGGACTCATCATCGACTTCGATGCTGCCCGAGAAGAAGCAGAGACTACCGGCATTCGCGATGTTCGTCCTTCCGTTCAGCCGCACGAAGACATCATTTACGACTTGCAAGGCCGCCGAGTAACCAATCCTGGCCGAGGCATCTACATTGTTAATGGCAAGAAAGTAGTAAGGGAGTAAGGAGAAAGAGGAATAAAAGTAGTAAAAAGTAGTAAGTAATAGAGTAGTAAATAGAAAAGTAGTAAGCTATGAAACAGAGATATATCACCCCCAGCATAAAGGTTGTTCAGTTGATGACCGACGAAAATATCGCACAATTCGTCGTCAGTTCGCACTCTGTAGGTGAGAGCGAAGGGCTGGCTAAACACGGTTTTTTTGAAGAAGATGATGAAGAAGAAACGGAAGAACGCTCCTGGGGAGAAGTGAGCTACTAAGTTTTGTTTTTGTCATCTATACCATCACCGCGGAGACTTTCGTCTTACAACTGTACTTTACAGTAAGTCTACGGAAGTCTTCGCGGTGTTTTTATGCCCTACAGTAGCGATCAACGCGCAACCGTTTGCATCTTTATCTTTACATTTTCTGTCATCGGCAGATGCCGAGCTTTGTAAATATTCTCTATCTTTACGGCATGTTTACTAACCCCTACAGTCTATGAATCTGTATTTCAACATCGAGTATCAGACCATCTTCGGTGAAGAGTTGGTACTGAACATCATCTGCAAGAAGAGTGAAGGCGAAACGGAGATTGTTTCGTATCGTATGAACACGACGGACGGACGACATTGGACGTGTCGAATCACACAGTTGCCGGCGTCTTGCACTGACGTGATCGACTATTATTATGCCGTGGATAGTGCCGGAAGCGAGAAGCGCAGGGAGTGGACGGTGGAGCCGCACAGGTTGTATCTGTCGGTAGCGGAAACACCAACCTACCATATTTACGACCGATGGACGAGCATTCCTGAAGATGCCTATCAGTATTCGTCGGCCTTTACCGACTGCATCAAACGCAGAACGCCGCATCATCTGCCGTCTACGACTTATCAACGGGGACTGCGATTGGTGGTGCGTGCACCGCAATTGCGCAGCGGGCAACGGTTGTTCGTCTCCGGTTCCGACCTGGCTTTGGGCGCATGGACGTTGTCGAGGGCAGTGGAAATGACCGAAGTGAACTTCAACGAGTGGGCTGTTGACTTGGATGCCGACCGCTTTTCAACCCACAGAATCGAGTTCAAATTCGTGGCTTTGAGCGATGACGGCAACGCTAATCCGCTTTGGGAGACGAGCATGAACCGCTTTGTCGACTTGCCCGAACTGGAGAAGGGAGAAGTGGCGGTGTATAGTTTGGAGCAGGCTTTCTTCGAGCTTTGCAACGAACGAATGGCCGGAACGCTGGTGCCGGTGTTCTCGTTGCGCAGCAGACAGAGCTTCGGCGTGGGCGACTTCGGCGATCTCTTGCGAATGATCGACTTCGTGGCGGCCACTCGCCAACGGGTGCTTCAGTTGCTGCCCATCAACGATACCACCACCACGCACACCTGGACCGACTCTTATCCCTACAGCTGCATCAGCATCTTTGCCCTTCATCCGCAGTATGTAGACCTTACGCAGTTGCCCGTCTTGAAAGACGAGGAAGAGAGAAAGCGGTTGGAACAAATCAGAGAAGAACTGAATACGCTGCCGCAGATCGACTACGAACGTGTGAATAACACCAAAACCGAATACCTACGTCTGCTTTTCCTCCAAGAGGGAAAGGAACTGATGAAGAGCAACGACTTCAAAACCTTTTTCCAAGAAGAGGCGCATTGGCTCGTGCCCTATGCGCAATACTGCCATCTGCGCGATCAATACGGCACTGCCGACTTCGCCCGTTGGCCCGATCACAACACCTGGGATGAGACCGAACGCAAACCTCTCTCCACGCCTACGACCAAGGCTTATCGGGAGGTGGCTTTCCATTATTTCGTTCAATATCTGCTTTATACTCAGATGCGGCGAGCCCATGAGCATGCTCGCGCCAAGGGTATCATACTGAAAGGCGACATTCCCATCGGTGTTAACCGCCATGGTTGCGACGTGTGGACCGAGCCGAAATACTTCCATCTCGATGGACAGGCTGGTGCACCGCCCGATGATTTCTCGGTGAATGGACAGAACTGGGGCTTTCCTACGTACAACTGGGACGAGATGTTGTGCGACGGTTGTGCCTGGTGGGTACGCCGATTCCAAAACATGGCTAAGTTTTTCGATGCCTATCGCATTGACCACGTGCTGGGTTTCTTCCGCATTTGGGAAATTCCCATCGAGAGTGTCGATGGACTGCTCGGACAGTTCTCGCCCGCATTGGGAATGAGTCGCGAGGAAATCGAGGCCTACGGACTACCCTTTAATGAAGAGGCTTTTACTCGGCCGTTCATTGCCGACTGGGTGCTCGACCGCATGTTTGGCGAAAATGCCGACCAAATAAAAGCCACCTATCTCGTTCATAGTCACGACGACATCTGGCAGTTGCGTCCCGAATACGACACGCAGCGCAAGATTGAACAGGCTTTCGAAGGGCGAACCCAAGAGACCGACCTTTGGCTTCGCGACGGACTCTTCGCCTTAGTGAACGATGTGCTTTTCGTACGCGACCGCCGTCGACCCGATCGCTATCATCCCCGCATCTCTGTTCAGCACGCCTTCGTCTACGAAGCCCTTTGGGATAAGGACAAGGCCGTGTTCAATCGCCTTTACAACGACTATTATTATCGTCGCAACAACCAGTTCTGGTACTACGAGGCGATGAAAAAGCTGCCCAAGTTGGTAGAAGCCACACGCATGTTGGTATGCGCCGAAGACCTCGGGATGGTGCCCGATTGTGTGGCATGGGTGATGAACGAGTTGCGCATTCTGTCGCTCGAAGTGCAGTCGATGCCCAAAGATCCGAGTGTACGCTTCGGTCATCTTGCCGCATTCCCCTATCGCTCGGTGTGCACCTTCAGTAGTCACGACATGCCAACGCTTCGCCAATGGTGGGACGAGAACTGGGAACGAACCCAGGAATACTACAACACGATGCTCTATAAAGGCGGTCCCGCACCCCATCCGCTACCCGGTTGGCTGGCTACCGACATTGTTCTGCGTCAGCTTCTCTCGCCCTCGATGCTCTGCGTGCTGAGCCTGCAAGACTGGATGGCTATCGACGAAGACTTGCGCCTGCCCGACGCCGATGCCGAACGCATCAACATTCCTGCCAATCCGCACCACTATTGGCGTTATCGCATGCATCTCACACTGGAAGAACTGATGGCCCATGCACCTTTCTGCGCGGCCGTCTCCGACCTGGTGCAACAGAGTGGACGATAACCATTCTGCAAAGATGTACACCAAACCTCGCCCCGAGGCAAAGATCAAAAAGAATGTCTGTCGCTTCGGGGCGAAAATCTAAAATAAAATATGTTGAGAGTGTGGGAGATCCTGCAGCGCAAAATAAAATAGGAATGAGGCACGGAGCTCTCAGCAGCGCAAAAATAAAATAGGAATGAGGCACGGAGCTCCCAGCGACGCAAAAATAAAATAGGAATGAGGCACGGAGTCCCCAGCGGCGCAAAAATAAAATAGGAATGAGGCACGGAGCTCCCAGCGACGCAAAAATAAAATAGGAATGAGGCCGGAACTCCCAGCGGCGCAAAAATAAAATACGTTGAGGGCACGGGGCATCGGCTGAAATAAAATATTTCGAATCTCATGAAACTACCGGTCGAAAGCATTTCGACAAAAAGACTAAAAACATCAAATCACATAAAAACATCATCTCTATGACGACAAAAAGAATTCTCCTCCTCGTCCATCTCCTCCTCATCCTCGCCAATAGCGTGGCACAGAGCCTGCAAGAGATGAACTACTCGCCCACACAAACCAAGTTCCAACTACACGCCCCCTCTAATGTGCGTCGTGTATGGGTAAAGATTTACGCTGAAGGGCAGGGTGGACAGCCCTTGCAAACCTTGCGAATGAAACCCGCAGGCAAGGACTTGTGGGCCGTTACAGCCAAAGGCGACCTTAAAGGACGTTTCTATACCTTCGATATTCCTGCCTTTAACCTGGGCGAAACGCCGGGCATCTTTGCCAAGGCTGTGGGAGTAAACGGTAGGCGAGCAGCCATCGTAGACCTCGAAGAGACGAATCCCGAGGGGTGGAATGCCGACAAACGTCCGCCATTGGCTTCGCCTGCCGACCTCGTTATCTACGAGCTTCACCATCGCGACTTCTCCATTCATCCCTCGTCGGGCATCAAAAACAAAGGTAAATTCCTTGCCTTAACCGAAGAGAAGGCCATCAGCCACCTGCGCCAACTGGGTATTAACGCCGTGCATATTCTGCCTTCGTTCGACTTCGCCTCGATAGACGAAACGCGTTTGGATAAGCCGCAGTATAATTGGGGCTACGATCCGCTGAACTATAACGTGCCCGAAGGCTCGTACAGCACCGATCCCTATCGTCCCGAAGTGCGCATACGCGAGTTCAAACAGATGGTGCAAGCACTGCATAAAGCAGGCATCCGCGTTATTCTCGACGTGGTTTACAACCACACCTACGACCTTTCGGGCAGTGCATTCCAACGCACCTGGCCCGACTACTTCTATCGCAAACGTGCCGATGGAACGTATTCAGACGGGTCGGGCTGCGGCAACGAAACGGCCAGCGAGCAGCCTTTGATGCGCCAGTTGATGATAGAGTCGATGAAACATTGGGCGAAGGAGTACCACATTGACGGGTTCCGAGTAGACCTGATGGGCATTCACGACATCGAAACGATGAACCTCATTCAGGCTGAAATGCAAAAGATTGACCCCTCCATATATATATATGGTGAGGGATGGAGTGCAGGCACGTGTGCCTATCCGCAAGAAAAACTGGCCACGAAAGCCAATACTGCGCAGATGCGGGGCATCGGAGCGTTTAGCGATGAGCTGCGCGACGCCCTGCGCGGACCATTCTCAGACGACCGCAAGCCTGCTTTCTTGGCCGCTCTTAACGGTCACGAAGAAAGCTTGAAATTTGGCATCGTGGGTGCTATCGCTCATCCACAGGTGGATATGAGTCAAGTAAATTACAGCAAAAAGCCCTGGGCCAACCAGCCAACGCAAATGATAAGCTACGTTAGCTGTCACGACGACATGTGCCTAACCGACCGCATACGCAACTCGATACCTGGCATAACCACTGCCGAACTGATCAAACTCGACCTCTTGGCACAAACGTTTGTGTTCACGTCGCAAGGCGTTCCGTTCATGCTTTGTGGTGAAGAGATGCTTCGCGACAAGAAGGGTGTGCACAATAGTTATTGTTCGCCCGACTCCATTAACGAGCTTAACTGGACCAACCTCGAACGTTATCCGCAGGTGTTTGCCTATTACAAGGGGCTTATTGCCTTGCGCAAGGCTCATCCCGCATTTCGTTTGGGCAACGCCGAGTTGGTGCGTAAGCATCTCGAATTTATCAAAGCGCCTGCCAATGTGGTGGCCTACCGCCTGAAAGACCATGCTGGAGGCGATGCTGCAAAAGACATCGTGGTGCTACTTAACGCCAATCGCGAGGCACAGGTGGTGGATATTCCGCAGGGCGAATACCGTGTTGTGGTGTGCGATGGTGTAGTAAACGAAGCCGGATTGGGTACGATGAAGGGGGGAAAAGCCACCGTCGATGCACAGTCGGCATTGATATTGATGACTTTGTAAGTTGACGAGTTGACAAGTTAACAAGTTGACGAGACAAGTAGTTACTAAACGACAAGACATTTGGCTTAACTCCTTAACTCCCTTATGACTTACTCCTTTACTCCTAAAAAAGAATGAAGAAAATACTTATGGCTCTAACGCTATTCTCGTTAACGGCATCAGCTGCTGTAAAGGTGAAGAGAATAGACCCCACCAACTGGTTCGTGGGTATGAAGGATCCTTTGTTGCAACTGATGGTCTATGGCGAAGGCATACGCAACGCCAATGTGTCTACAACTTACCCTGGCGTTGAAATAACCAGCGTCGAACGTATGGATAGTCCCAACTATCTATTGGTTTACCTTAACATCGGCAAAGCCAAGGCGGGCAAAGTGCCCTTGGTGTTTGCCCAAGGAAAGCAAAAAACGACGGTAACCTACGAGCTTAAAGCGCGCGATAAGAAAGGTGAAGAACGCATGGGATTTACCAATGCCGACGTGCTTTACATGTTTATGCCCGACCGCTTTGCTGCGAGCGGCACAAAAAAGCATCCCATGCCTGGCCTAAACGCCTATCGTGTAGACCGCTCGCAGCCCAGTTTGAGGCACGGCGGCGACCTTGAAGGCATTCGCCAGCACTTGGATTACTTCAACCAATTGGGCGTTACAGCCCTGTGGTTTACGCCTGTGTTGGAGAACAACACGCCCGACGACAAGACACAAAGCACTTATCACGGTTATGCCACAACCGACTATTACCGCGTTGACCCGCGTTTTGGCACCAACGACGATTATCGCAGACTCATAGACGAGGCACACAGCAAGGGTTTGAAGGTGGTTATGGACATGATTTTCAATCATTGCGGCATCACACACCCATGGATTAAGGACATGCCTTCACGTAATTGGTTCAATCGACCCGATTATAAGAACAACTATTTGCAAACCAGTTACAAGCTGACACCTGCACTCGATCCCTATGCTTCGGAAGTGGATATGGACGAGACGGTTGATGGATGGTTCGTGCCTTCTATGCCCGACCTAAACCAACGCAATCCCCACGTGCTGCGTTACCTCATCCAAAACAGCATTTGGTGGATTGAAACGGTGGGCATCGACGGCATCCGGATGGACACTTACCCGTATGCCGACCGCGAGGCAATGGCACAATGGATGGACAGACTTAACAAAGAGTACCCCAACTTCAACACCGTGGGCGAGACATGGGTTACAGAACCGGCCTACACCGCAGCTTGGCAAAAAGACTCGAAGTTGTCTACCATTAACTGTAACCTTAAATCGGTGATGGATTTTGCTTTCTTCGATCGCATCAATCAGGCCAAGAACGAAGAGACCGATGGTTGGTGGAACGGGCTGAACAGGGTGTACAACGTCTTGTGTTACGATTATCTGTACCCCAAT from Prevotella sp. oral taxon 475 encodes:
- the pulA gene encoding type I pullulanase, whose product is MTTKRILLLVHLLLILANSVAQSLQEMNYSPTQTKFQLHAPSNVRRVWVKIYAEGQGGQPLQTLRMKPAGKDLWAVTAKGDLKGRFYTFDIPAFNLGETPGIFAKAVGVNGRRAAIVDLEETNPEGWNADKRPPLASPADLVIYELHHRDFSIHPSSGIKNKGKFLALTEEKAISHLRQLGINAVHILPSFDFASIDETRLDKPQYNWGYDPLNYNVPEGSYSTDPYRPEVRIREFKQMVQALHKAGIRVILDVVYNHTYDLSGSAFQRTWPDYFYRKRADGTYSDGSGCGNETASEQPLMRQLMIESMKHWAKEYHIDGFRVDLMGIHDIETMNLIQAEMQKIDPSIYIYGEGWSAGTCAYPQEKLATKANTAQMRGIGAFSDELRDALRGPFSDDRKPAFLAALNGHEESLKFGIVGAIAHPQVDMSQVNYSKKPWANQPTQMISYVSCHDDMCLTDRIRNSIPGITTAELIKLDLLAQTFVFTSQGVPFMLCGEEMLRDKKGVHNSYCSPDSINELNWTNLERYPQVFAYYKGLIALRKAHPAFRLGNAELVRKHLEFIKAPANVVAYRLKDHAGGDAAKDIVVLLNANREAQVVDIPQGEYRVVVCDGVVNEAGLGTMKGGKATVDAQSALILMTL
- a CDS encoding 4-alpha-glucanotransferase — protein: MNLYFNIEYQTIFGEELVLNIICKKSEGETEIVSYRMNTTDGRHWTCRITQLPASCTDVIDYYYAVDSAGSEKRREWTVEPHRLYLSVAETPTYHIYDRWTSIPEDAYQYSSAFTDCIKRRTPHHLPSTTYQRGLRLVVRAPQLRSGQRLFVSGSDLALGAWTLSRAVEMTEVNFNEWAVDLDADRFSTHRIEFKFVALSDDGNANPLWETSMNRFVDLPELEKGEVAVYSLEQAFFELCNERMAGTLVPVFSLRSRQSFGVGDFGDLLRMIDFVAATRQRVLQLLPINDTTTTHTWTDSYPYSCISIFALHPQYVDLTQLPVLKDEEERKRLEQIREELNTLPQIDYERVNNTKTEYLRLLFLQEGKELMKSNDFKTFFQEEAHWLVPYAQYCHLRDQYGTADFARWPDHNTWDETERKPLSTPTTKAYREVAFHYFVQYLLYTQMRRAHEHARAKGIILKGDIPIGVNRHGCDVWTEPKYFHLDGQAGAPPDDFSVNGQNWGFPTYNWDEMLCDGCAWWVRRFQNMAKFFDAYRIDHVLGFFRIWEIPIESVDGLLGQFSPALGMSREEIEAYGLPFNEEAFTRPFIADWVLDRMFGENADQIKATYLVHSHDDIWQLRPEYDTQRKIEQAFEGRTQETDLWLRDGLFALVNDVLFVRDRRRPDRYHPRISVQHAFVYEALWDKDKAVFNRLYNDYYYRRNNQFWYYEAMKKLPKLVEATRMLVCAEDLGMVPDCVAWVMNELRILSLEVQSMPKDPSVRFGHLAAFPYRSVCTFSSHDMPTLRQWWDENWERTQEYYNTMLYKGGPAPHPLPGWLATDIVLRQLLSPSMLCVLSLQDWMAIDEDLRLPDADAERINIPANPHHYWRYRMHLTLEELMAHAPFCAAVSDLVQQSGR
- a CDS encoding glycoside hydrolase family 13 protein, which codes for MKKILMALTLFSLTASAAVKVKRIDPTNWFVGMKDPLLQLMVYGEGIRNANVSTTYPGVEITSVERMDSPNYLLVYLNIGKAKAGKVPLVFAQGKQKTTVTYELKARDKKGEERMGFTNADVLYMFMPDRFAASGTKKHPMPGLNAYRVDRSQPSLRHGGDLEGIRQHLDYFNQLGVTALWFTPVLENNTPDDKTQSTYHGYATTDYYRVDPRFGTNDDYRRLIDEAHSKGLKVVMDMIFNHCGITHPWIKDMPSRNWFNRPDYKNNYLQTSYKLTPALDPYASEVDMDETVDGWFVPSMPDLNQRNPHVLRYLIQNSIWWIETVGIDGIRMDTYPYADREAMAQWMDRLNKEYPNFNTVGETWVTEPAYTAAWQKDSKLSTINCNLKSVMDFAFFDRINQAKNEETDGWWNGLNRVYNVLCYDYLYPNPSSVMAFIENHDTDHFLGNGTDTLALKQALALLLTMNRIPQLYYGTEILMNGTKEKTDGHVRKDFPGGFPGDKQNAFTAEGRTQEQNAMFSWLSRLLHWRKGNEVISKGKQTHFIPFNGVYVLARTLGKRHVLTIMNGTSKSAIMPVARYAEVIGDADEVRDVLTGRTVSLLEDVQLSPRETLVVEFNAE